The following are from one region of the Silene latifolia isolate original U9 population chromosome 9, ASM4854445v1, whole genome shotgun sequence genome:
- the LOC141598613 gene encoding RNA-binding motif protein 25 isoform X1 — protein MASPSPTPVTPPPPDPQPVNPTSLPTAADQPPPSSTPPPPPPQLQSPLNPNPNSTPPPQTQPPPQQQPQPIPINPFAAAPSFRPAPQFTPLPPPGVNPGQPPQQLPGYPGQPPPQQSGYPGQPPPQQQGYPGQPPQQQGYPGQPPQQQQQGYPGQPPQQQQQQQQGYPGQPPQQQQLQQPGYPGQPQQLVYPGQQQVMRPPPPYMPMPNGYMPPGTMPPNGAVRYPFPPIARPAFLPRPGPGGVPGLVSPFPRPPLIIRPPAIIRPIIPIIIPVEKPQTTVYVGKIAPSVENDFIRSLLELCGPIKSWKRAQDPSDGTPKKFGFCEFESAEGVLRALRLLSKRSVDGEELVLNVNQATRDYLERYVTKKKEELKKQNEIAAEEAKKEGESASEVQKDEGEDKKESEKPAEEEPTKEAEETENKEKDMATLGLVTDEDRNTDQEASEKLTNMIEERIKNKPLPPPPPRVPEATGNSNMEVPSKSGDKDSDIDTVKNDVKNEDETTSEAKSARAGTVSPDRRRNENRGRDRERDRDRRDKERELDRLERERERDRQRRERDREIEVQKAERFYKERVKEWETREKDREYKRKYEREKEKERERERRRLIEDQEDESDDDSRKRRRKSEIEEKRRRRRREKEEDLADKLKEEEEIAEAKKRAEEEQAEQQMEEEKRALEPPSVPVANGDEATPMLVEAVPDETKDDMEEDQPQLVDPAIASNAGDVVLENGTTEEPMTTSDSAVDMKGGSNAPTKKLGFGIVQSGKRTTVPSVFHEEEDEDAQKDKKMRPLVPIDYSTEADTQAANTNDEGQAPASESGKRANPKETKSDVEKERSRRSHDRSGHRERDRDRDRDRDADDAPRAPRILDAKQLIDMIPKTKDDLFSYDINWTVYDENRLHERMRPWISKKITEFLGEEETTLVEFIVDKLREHVKAEKMLDLLQQILDEEAEMFVLKMWRMLIFEVKRVETGLVARPGA, from the exons ATGGCATCACCTTCACCAACTCCGGTCACTCCTCCACCACCAGATCCCCAACCCGTCAATCCCACCTCTCTTCCTACCGCCGCCGACCAACCCCCTCCTTCCTCCACTCCCCCTCCCCCTCCTCCTCAACTACAATCccccctaaaccctaaccctaattccacaccaccaccacaaacccaaccaccaccgcaacaacaacCGCAGCCAATTCCAATAAACCCTTTCGCCGCCGCCCCATCTTTCCGTCCCGCCCCTCAATTCACTCCTCTCCCTCCTCCCGGCGTCAATCCCGGTCAACCCCCTCAACAACTACCCGGATACCCCGGGCAGCCCCCGCCCCAACAGTCTGGATACCCGGGGCAaccaccaccgcaacaacaaggATACCCGGGGCAGCCTCCACAACAACAAGGATACCCCGGGCAGCCcccgcaacaacaacaacaaggctACCCGGGGCAGCCCccgcaacagcaacaacaacagcaacaaggATATCCTGGGCAGCCGCCGCagcaacaacaattacaacaacctGGATATCCCGGGCAGCCACAGCAGTTAGTTTACCCGGGGCAGCAACAGGTGATGCGACCGCCACCGCCTTATATGCCGATGCCTAATGGTTATATGCCTCCCGGTACTATGCCTCCTAACG GAGCCGTTCGCTATCCTTTTCCACCTATTGCTCGGCCTGCGTTTCTTCCACGCCCAGGACCAGGAGGTGTACCAGGCTTGGTTTCCCCGTTCCCTCGACCACCTTTAATAATCAGGCCTCCTGCCATCATCAGGCCAATTATCCCAATCATTATCCCAGTGGAGAAACCTCAAACAACTGTTTATGTTGGGAAGATAGCTCCGTCTGTAGAGAATGACTTTATTCGTTCCCTCTTGGAA CTATGTGGACCAATAAAAAGCTGGAAACGTGCACAAGATCCGTCTGATGGTACACCTAAAAAATTCGGTTTTTGCGAATTTGAATCTGCTGAGGGGGTTCTTCGTGCTTTACGCTTGCTTAGTAAACGCAGTGTTGATGGGGAAGAACTAGTG TTGAATGTTAATCAAGCAACAAGAGATTATTTGGAGCGTTATGTCACGAAAAAGAAAgaggaattgaagaagcaaaatgaGATTGCTGCAGAAGAAGCCAAGAAAGAGGGGGAAAGTGCATCAGAAGTTCAAAAGGATGAAGGTGAAGATAAAAAAGAATCCGAGAAACCTGCTGAAGAAGAGCCAACTAAAGAAGCCGAAGAAActgaaaacaaagaaaaagataTGGCCACCTTAGGCCTGGTCACTGATGAGGACCGTAATACTGACCAAGAGGCTTCAGAGAAGCTCACAAACATGATAGAAGAACGCATTAAAAATAAGCCTCTACCTCCACCGCCTCCAAGAGTGCCCGAAGCTACAGGTAACTCCAACATGGAAGTGCCTTCAAAATCAGGGGACAAAGATTCAGATATCGACACTGTCAAAAATG ATGTAAAGAATGAGGATGAAACGACAAGTGAGGCCAAATCTGCAAGAGCTGGAACAGTTTCACCTGATAGGAGAAGGAATGAGAATCGAGGCAGAGATAGAGAAAGAGACCGTGATAGGCGAGATAAGGAGAGAGAGCTTGATAGATTAGAAAGAGAGCGTGAACGAGACCGACAAAGAAGAGAAAGAGACAGAGAGATCGAAGTTCAAAAGGCTGAGCGGTTTTACAAGGAACGAGTTAAGGAATGGGAGACTAGAGAAAAAGATAGAGAATACAAACGTAAATACGAGAGGGAGAAAGAGAAAGAACGAGAACGTGAACGTAGGCGGTTGATTGAGGATCAAGAGGATGAAAGTGATGATGATTCCAGAAAGAGGAGACGTAAATCCGAAATAGAGGAGAAAAGGAGGCGGCGACGAAGggaaaaagaagaagatttggCAGACAAActtaaagaagaagaagaaattgctGAGGCCAAGAAAAGAGCTGAGGAGGAGCAGGCCGAGCAGCAGATGGAAGAAGAGAAACGAGCATTGGAGCCACCTTCTGTTCCTGTGGCCAATGGAGATGAGGCGACACCTATGTTGGTAGAAGCTGTTCCAGATGAAACTAAAGATGATATGGAAGAGGATCAGCCTCAGCTTGTTGATCCTGCTATTGCTAGTAATGCTG GTGATGTCGTTCTAGAAAATGGTACAACTGAAGAGCCAATGACGACATCTGATTCAGCCGTTGATATGAAGGGAGGTAGTAATGCCCCGACTAAAAAGCTAGGATTTGGTATAGTGCAGTCTGGGAAGCGAACAACTGTACCATCTGTTTTCCACGAAGAAGAGGACGAGGATGCACAGAAGGACAAGAAAATGAGGCCTTTGGTCCCAATTGATTACTCAACTGAGGCTGATACACAAGCTGCGAACACAAATGATGAGGGGCAAGCACCAGCTTCCGAATCTGGCAAGCGTGCCAATCCTAAAGAAACCAAGTCTGATGTAGAAAAGGAAAGAAGTCGGCGTTCTCATGATAGGTCAGGCCATCGTGAGCGAGATCGGGACCGTGACCGTGACCGTGATGCTGATGATGCTCCTCGAGCTCCTAGGATTTTGGATGCAAAACAATTGATCGATATGATCCCCAAAACAAAAGATGACTTATTCTCTTATGACATCAACTGGACCGTGTATGACGAG AATCGGCTGCATGAGAGAATGAGACCCTGGATTTCCAAGAAAATTACGGAGTTCTTGGGGGAGGAAGAAACCACATTGGTGGAGTTCATAGTTGATAAATTACGAGAACATGTTAAAGCCGAGAAAATGCTGGATTTGCTTCAGCAAATATTAGACGAGGAAGCGGAAATGTTTGTGCTGAAGATGTGGAGAATGCTCATTTTTGAAGTCAAACGGGTCGAAACAGGTTTGGTCGCAAGACCCGGAGCCTAA
- the LOC141598613 gene encoding RNA-binding motif protein 25 isoform X2: MCDSLSISFLVGSLSWLQQIIRPTEFFGALVWRGAVRYPFPPIARPAFLPRPGPGGVPGLVSPFPRPPLIIRPPAIIRPIIPIIIPVEKPQTTVYVGKIAPSVENDFIRSLLELCGPIKSWKRAQDPSDGTPKKFGFCEFESAEGVLRALRLLSKRSVDGEELVLNVNQATRDYLERYVTKKKEELKKQNEIAAEEAKKEGESASEVQKDEGEDKKESEKPAEEEPTKEAEETENKEKDMATLGLVTDEDRNTDQEASEKLTNMIEERIKNKPLPPPPPRVPEATGNSNMEVPSKSGDKDSDIDTVKNDVKNEDETTSEAKSARAGTVSPDRRRNENRGRDRERDRDRRDKERELDRLERERERDRQRRERDREIEVQKAERFYKERVKEWETREKDREYKRKYEREKEKERERERRRLIEDQEDESDDDSRKRRRKSEIEEKRRRRRREKEEDLADKLKEEEEIAEAKKRAEEEQAEQQMEEEKRALEPPSVPVANGDEATPMLVEAVPDETKDDMEEDQPQLVDPAIASNAGDVVLENGTTEEPMTTSDSAVDMKGGSNAPTKKLGFGIVQSGKRTTVPSVFHEEEDEDAQKDKKMRPLVPIDYSTEADTQAANTNDEGQAPASESGKRANPKETKSDVEKERSRRSHDRSGHRERDRDRDRDRDADDAPRAPRILDAKQLIDMIPKTKDDLFSYDINWTVYDENRLHERMRPWISKKITEFLGEEETTLVEFIVDKLREHVKAEKMLDLLQQILDEEAEMFVLKMWRMLIFEVKRVETGLVARPGA, encoded by the exons ATGTGTGATAGTTTAAGCATTTCTTTCCTTGTTGGGTCCTTGAGTTGGTTGCAGCAGATCATAAGGCCAACCGAGTTCTTTGGCGCCCTTGTATGGCGAG GAGCCGTTCGCTATCCTTTTCCACCTATTGCTCGGCCTGCGTTTCTTCCACGCCCAGGACCAGGAGGTGTACCAGGCTTGGTTTCCCCGTTCCCTCGACCACCTTTAATAATCAGGCCTCCTGCCATCATCAGGCCAATTATCCCAATCATTATCCCAGTGGAGAAACCTCAAACAACTGTTTATGTTGGGAAGATAGCTCCGTCTGTAGAGAATGACTTTATTCGTTCCCTCTTGGAA CTATGTGGACCAATAAAAAGCTGGAAACGTGCACAAGATCCGTCTGATGGTACACCTAAAAAATTCGGTTTTTGCGAATTTGAATCTGCTGAGGGGGTTCTTCGTGCTTTACGCTTGCTTAGTAAACGCAGTGTTGATGGGGAAGAACTAGTG TTGAATGTTAATCAAGCAACAAGAGATTATTTGGAGCGTTATGTCACGAAAAAGAAAgaggaattgaagaagcaaaatgaGATTGCTGCAGAAGAAGCCAAGAAAGAGGGGGAAAGTGCATCAGAAGTTCAAAAGGATGAAGGTGAAGATAAAAAAGAATCCGAGAAACCTGCTGAAGAAGAGCCAACTAAAGAAGCCGAAGAAActgaaaacaaagaaaaagataTGGCCACCTTAGGCCTGGTCACTGATGAGGACCGTAATACTGACCAAGAGGCTTCAGAGAAGCTCACAAACATGATAGAAGAACGCATTAAAAATAAGCCTCTACCTCCACCGCCTCCAAGAGTGCCCGAAGCTACAGGTAACTCCAACATGGAAGTGCCTTCAAAATCAGGGGACAAAGATTCAGATATCGACACTGTCAAAAATG ATGTAAAGAATGAGGATGAAACGACAAGTGAGGCCAAATCTGCAAGAGCTGGAACAGTTTCACCTGATAGGAGAAGGAATGAGAATCGAGGCAGAGATAGAGAAAGAGACCGTGATAGGCGAGATAAGGAGAGAGAGCTTGATAGATTAGAAAGAGAGCGTGAACGAGACCGACAAAGAAGAGAAAGAGACAGAGAGATCGAAGTTCAAAAGGCTGAGCGGTTTTACAAGGAACGAGTTAAGGAATGGGAGACTAGAGAAAAAGATAGAGAATACAAACGTAAATACGAGAGGGAGAAAGAGAAAGAACGAGAACGTGAACGTAGGCGGTTGATTGAGGATCAAGAGGATGAAAGTGATGATGATTCCAGAAAGAGGAGACGTAAATCCGAAATAGAGGAGAAAAGGAGGCGGCGACGAAGggaaaaagaagaagatttggCAGACAAActtaaagaagaagaagaaattgctGAGGCCAAGAAAAGAGCTGAGGAGGAGCAGGCCGAGCAGCAGATGGAAGAAGAGAAACGAGCATTGGAGCCACCTTCTGTTCCTGTGGCCAATGGAGATGAGGCGACACCTATGTTGGTAGAAGCTGTTCCAGATGAAACTAAAGATGATATGGAAGAGGATCAGCCTCAGCTTGTTGATCCTGCTATTGCTAGTAATGCTG GTGATGTCGTTCTAGAAAATGGTACAACTGAAGAGCCAATGACGACATCTGATTCAGCCGTTGATATGAAGGGAGGTAGTAATGCCCCGACTAAAAAGCTAGGATTTGGTATAGTGCAGTCTGGGAAGCGAACAACTGTACCATCTGTTTTCCACGAAGAAGAGGACGAGGATGCACAGAAGGACAAGAAAATGAGGCCTTTGGTCCCAATTGATTACTCAACTGAGGCTGATACACAAGCTGCGAACACAAATGATGAGGGGCAAGCACCAGCTTCCGAATCTGGCAAGCGTGCCAATCCTAAAGAAACCAAGTCTGATGTAGAAAAGGAAAGAAGTCGGCGTTCTCATGATAGGTCAGGCCATCGTGAGCGAGATCGGGACCGTGACCGTGACCGTGATGCTGATGATGCTCCTCGAGCTCCTAGGATTTTGGATGCAAAACAATTGATCGATATGATCCCCAAAACAAAAGATGACTTATTCTCTTATGACATCAACTGGACCGTGTATGACGAG AATCGGCTGCATGAGAGAATGAGACCCTGGATTTCCAAGAAAATTACGGAGTTCTTGGGGGAGGAAGAAACCACATTGGTGGAGTTCATAGTTGATAAATTACGAGAACATGTTAAAGCCGAGAAAATGCTGGATTTGCTTCAGCAAATATTAGACGAGGAAGCGGAAATGTTTGTGCTGAAGATGTGGAGAATGCTCATTTTTGAAGTCAAACGGGTCGAAACAGGTTTGGTCGCAAGACCCGGAGCCTAA